In one Deinococcus roseus genomic region, the following are encoded:
- a CDS encoding ArsR/SmtB family transcription factor: MARAATTTDAFNAVAEPIRRQILDMLATGEHTVSDLVAQLQLAQPQVSKHLKVLREVGLVEARDDGRQRIYRLNSHALRSIYEWVKPYEQLWSRRFDHMDRLLAELKTEEQP; the protein is encoded by the coding sequence ATGGCCCGAGCAGCAACCACCACCGACGCTTTCAATGCCGTGGCTGAGCCCATTCGCAGGCAAATTCTGGACATGCTGGCCACCGGAGAGCACACCGTCAGCGATCTGGTGGCCCAGTTGCAGCTGGCCCAGCCCCAGGTTTCCAAGCATCTGAAGGTGCTGAGAGAAGTGGGACTGGTGGAGGCCAGAGACGACGGACGGCAGCGGATCTACCGGCTCAACAGCCATGCTTTGCGCAGCATTTACGAATGGGTGAAACCCTATGAGCAACTGTGGTCCCGGCGTTTTGACCACATGGACCGGTTGCTTGCAGAACTCAAAACGGAGGAACAACCATGA
- a CDS encoding nuclear transport factor 2 family protein: MLKFLTLALSLLGAALAQNTPAQEEANKAVVLQLFKAAFQQDNPETLSSFYDDQVQEHTAAGLQDKTSALQGIAQLKSSAPGLVASIKHIAADGDLVAVHWQASSTPEDEFSGEARMDLYRVSAGKVIEHWSAHQRVPFSSASGNSLFSDLYVAPKDSPEISEEQEEANKQLVIGSYAGLFNDLKMDLLDQNWDPNYLQHNPYVGNGLLPLKRLVGSLGPSGAGLKFVGVVADGDLVFVFSGGNSVQGDLFRVSDNKLSEHWDVLR; this comes from the coding sequence ATGTTGAAATTCCTGACCCTTGCCCTGTCGCTGCTGGGTGCTGCTCTGGCCCAGAACACCCCTGCCCAGGAAGAAGCCAACAAGGCTGTGGTCCTGCAGCTGTTCAAAGCAGCATTTCAGCAGGACAATCCTGAAACGCTCTCCAGCTTCTATGACGATCAGGTCCAGGAGCACACAGCAGCAGGCCTTCAGGACAAAACCTCTGCCTTGCAAGGCATCGCACAGCTGAAATCCAGTGCCCCCGGACTGGTGGCCAGCATCAAACACATTGCAGCAGATGGGGATCTGGTGGCCGTGCACTGGCAGGCTTCCTCCACCCCGGAAGATGAATTCAGCGGAGAGGCCCGCATGGATCTGTACCGGGTGAGTGCTGGAAAAGTGATTGAACACTGGAGTGCCCACCAGCGGGTTCCTTTCAGTTCGGCAAGTGGCAATTCGCTGTTCAGTGACCTTTACGTTGCCCCCAAAGACAGTCCAGAGATCAGCGAGGAACAGGAAGAAGCCAACAAACAGCTGGTCATCGGATCCTACGCGGGTCTGTTCAATGACCTGAAGATGGATTTGTTGGACCAGAACTGGGACCCCAATTACCTGCAACACAACCCTTATGTGGGCAATGGCCTTTTGCCCCTGAAACGGCTTGTGGGTTCCCTGGGACCTTCCGGGGCGGGTCTGAAATTTGTGGGTGTGGTGGCAGATGGAGACCTGGTGTTCGTGTTTTCTGGGGGAAACAGTGTTCAGGGAGATCTTTTTCGGGTGTCAGACAATAAACTGTCTGAGCACTGGGATGTGCTGCGTTGA
- a CDS encoding (Fe-S)-binding protein gives MKVDLFITCLNDALFAQTGRATVQLLRRLGQEVRFNASQTCCGQMHFNTGYQSDALVLIRKFVEDFKDSEVIVAPSGSCVAMIRDLYPRAAEWAGDHALHEATLKLAEKTFELSEFIVNVLKIEDVGAYYPHKVTYHPTCHAVRVLRVGEAPLKLLRNVKGLELLELPQKDQCCGFGGTFAVKNAETSTAMLSDKASSIMQTRAEICTAGDNSCLLHIGGGLSRMQSGTRTVHYAEILASVEKQVRP, from the coding sequence ATGAAAGTAGACCTTTTCATCACCTGCCTGAACGACGCCCTGTTTGCCCAGACGGGCCGGGCCACCGTGCAGCTGCTCAGGCGACTGGGGCAGGAGGTGCGATTCAATGCCAGCCAGACCTGCTGCGGTCAGATGCACTTCAACACCGGGTACCAGAGTGACGCCCTGGTCCTCATCCGCAAATTTGTTGAAGACTTCAAAGACAGCGAGGTGATCGTGGCCCCCTCTGGAAGCTGTGTCGCCATGATCCGCGATCTGTACCCCAGGGCTGCAGAGTGGGCAGGCGACCATGCCCTTCACGAAGCCACCCTGAAACTTGCAGAAAAAACCTTCGAGCTCTCCGAGTTCATCGTCAATGTTTTGAAAATTGAAGATGTGGGGGCGTATTACCCCCACAAAGTCACCTACCACCCGACCTGCCATGCTGTGCGGGTGCTCCGGGTGGGGGAGGCCCCTTTGAAGCTGTTGCGCAATGTCAAAGGTCTGGAGCTTCTGGAATTGCCCCAGAAAGACCAGTGCTGCGGGTTTGGTGGCACGTTTGCTGTGAAGAACGCAGAAACCAGCACCGCCATGCTGTCAGACAAGGCATCCAGCATCATGCAAACCAGAGCGGAAATTTGCACGGCTGGTGACAATTCCTGTCTGCTGCACATCGGAGGGGGGCTCTCCAGAATGCAGAGCGGCACCAGAACCGTGCATTATGCAGAGATTCTGGCGAGCGTGGAAAAACAGGTGAGGCCATGA
- a CDS encoding rhamnulokinase, producing MCAEITRHVGIDLGASSGKIAVLTVQQGALNLEVLHRFENTPVQTSTGLYWNVLALWKEIITGLGKLRGQQIDSIGADTWAVDFALLDEHDLLLDGVHHYRDARTDGVMEKVQDEHGSWNIYQRNGIQFLPFNSLYQLLSVKRDHPHLLSQAKTLLMVPDLLHFWLTGIKRTEITNASTTQFFDPVTGQWDHALLAALDLPSHFLPEVGKGGEEAFPLLPELAQELHLPPAARVVPPGTHDTASAVVAVPATGDNWAFISSGTWSLVGTELQSPILSEEAFEANFTSELGVSGTVRYLKNVMGLWILQECRRSWGGVDYPVLYREAAEAHDTSTFDVDDRRFLAPGLDMPERIQQYCREHGLQAPQSRGEVVRSILKSLADQYSRVMQDLGRTTGKTFEVLHVVGGGAHIELLCQWTADATGLPVHAGPADGTLLGNTLTQAMQVRGQTLSEIRTMLIDSIRPVVYHPETTLPRAEGRAVSATRAAPQARGKTKRGPRA from the coding sequence ATGTGCGCTGAGATCACCCGCCATGTGGGCATTGACCTGGGCGCGTCCAGCGGCAAAATTGCCGTGCTGACCGTGCAGCAAGGTGCCCTGAACCTGGAGGTCCTGCACCGCTTCGAGAACACCCCGGTGCAGACCTCCACAGGTCTGTACTGGAACGTGCTGGCGCTCTGGAAAGAGATCATCACCGGGCTGGGCAAGCTGCGGGGCCAGCAGATTGACTCCATTGGCGCAGACACCTGGGCTGTGGATTTCGCTCTGCTGGACGAGCATGACCTGCTGCTGGACGGGGTGCACCATTACCGGGATGCCCGCACAGATGGGGTCATGGAAAAGGTGCAGGATGAACACGGAAGCTGGAACATCTACCAGCGAAACGGCATTCAGTTCCTGCCTTTCAACAGCCTGTACCAGCTCCTCTCTGTGAAAAGGGACCATCCCCACCTGCTGTCCCAGGCCAAAACCCTCCTGATGGTTCCCGATCTGCTGCACTTCTGGCTGACGGGCATCAAACGCACCGAAATCACCAATGCCAGCACCACCCAGTTTTTCGATCCGGTGACTGGACAGTGGGACCATGCCTTGCTGGCTGCACTGGACCTGCCCTCCCACTTCCTGCCTGAAGTTGGCAAAGGGGGAGAGGAGGCTTTTCCCCTGCTTCCCGAACTGGCACAGGAATTGCACCTGCCCCCAGCCGCGCGGGTGGTGCCTCCAGGCACCCACGACACGGCCTCTGCAGTGGTGGCGGTGCCTGCCACCGGAGACAACTGGGCGTTCATTTCTTCTGGAACCTGGTCATTGGTGGGCACAGAACTGCAAAGCCCCATCCTTTCTGAAGAGGCCTTCGAGGCCAACTTCACCAGCGAACTGGGCGTCTCAGGCACCGTGCGTTACCTGAAAAACGTGATGGGACTGTGGATCTTGCAGGAATGCCGCAGAAGCTGGGGAGGGGTGGATTACCCGGTCCTGTACCGTGAAGCCGCAGAAGCCCATGACACCAGCACCTTCGATGTCGATGACCGGCGTTTCCTGGCCCCCGGACTGGACATGCCAGAGCGCATCCAGCAATACTGCCGTGAACACGGCTTGCAGGCTCCCCAGAGCCGTGGTGAAGTGGTGCGTTCGATCCTGAAAAGCCTGGCAGACCAGTACAGCAGGGTCATGCAAGACCTGGGCCGCACCACGGGCAAAACGTTTGAGGTGCTGCATGTGGTGGGCGGAGGTGCACACATCGAACTCCTCTGCCAGTGGACCGCAGATGCCACAGGTTTGCCCGTCCATGCTGGCCCTGCAGATGGCACTTTGCTGGGAAACACCCTGACCCAGGCCATGCAGGTGCGGGGCCAGACTTTGTCAGAGATCAGAACAATGTTGATCGATTCGATCCGTCCGGTGGTGTACCATCCAGAAACAACATTGCCGAGGGCCGAGGGCAGAGCGGTCAGTGCGACGCGGGCCGCCCCGCAAGCACGTGGTAAAACCAAGAGAGGGCCGAGGGCATAA
- a CDS encoding SRPBCC family protein, whose protein sequence is MSGVNPEPPVSIAATSSHTASITLPTDDQILITRLFDAPRHLVYRAWVTPELVKRWWASDLGKVTLAEVDLQVGGRWRYVMVTHTGLEVGFHGVFQQIVPHELLVSTELFEGMPEGTGALNTITFADAPGGTLLSLLVQHNNREERDYHLHSGMEWGMQKALNFLEEVAKQLA, encoded by the coding sequence ATGAGCGGAGTCAACCCGGAACCCCCAGTCAGCATTGCAGCCACATCGTCCCATACTGCCAGCATCACCCTGCCCACCGACGATCAAATCCTGATCACCCGCCTTTTTGATGCCCCCCGGCATCTGGTGTACCGGGCCTGGGTCACCCCTGAACTGGTGAAACGCTGGTGGGCTTCGGACCTGGGAAAAGTGACCCTGGCAGAGGTGGATTTGCAGGTGGGCGGCCGCTGGCGTTATGTGATGGTCACGCACACGGGCCTGGAAGTGGGTTTCCATGGGGTTTTCCAGCAGATTGTGCCCCATGAATTGCTGGTGTCCACGGAACTCTTTGAAGGCATGCCAGAAGGCACAGGCGCACTCAACACCATCACCTTTGCAGATGCCCCAGGCGGCACCTTGTTGAGTTTGCTGGTGCAGCACAACAACCGTGAAGAGCGTGATTACCATTTGCATTCAGGCATGGAATGGGGCATGCAAAAGGCCCTGAATTTCCTGGAAGAAGTGGCAAAGCAACTGGCATAG
- a CDS encoding LutC/YkgG family protein, which yields MKEEMLRRIRAAKHPARTPLPTYPARPSRPQQETTERFVEHVEDYKARVQRIAGVSQLPMAIRRALGQKQKVVVPEDFPQEWLPENLDLIRDPGTLSHHQIKLQEVVITGCKLGISDTGTLVLDSGAHQGRRVISLIPDHHICIIFTDQIVQGVHDAVLQLESSVQAGQALTWISGPSATSDIELVRVEGVHGPRTLDVVLVG from the coding sequence GTGAAAGAGGAAATGCTCAGACGCATCCGGGCTGCAAAACACCCTGCCCGCACCCCTCTTCCCACCTATCCTGCCCGACCTTCCAGACCCCAACAGGAAACCACAGAGCGTTTTGTGGAACATGTGGAAGACTACAAGGCACGGGTGCAACGCATTGCAGGGGTGTCCCAGTTGCCCATGGCCATCAGGCGCGCACTGGGCCAGAAACAAAAAGTGGTTGTCCCAGAAGATTTCCCTCAGGAATGGCTTCCTGAAAACCTGGATCTGATCCGTGATCCGGGAACCCTGTCCCACCACCAAATCAAGCTGCAGGAGGTGGTGATCACAGGATGCAAACTGGGCATCAGCGACACCGGAACCCTGGTGCTGGACTCCGGGGCTCACCAGGGCAGGCGGGTGATTTCACTGATTCCAGACCACCACATTTGCATCATCTTCACCGACCAGATTGTGCAGGGGGTGCATGACGCTGTGCTGCAACTGGAAAGCAGTGTGCAGGCAGGACAGGCCCTCACCTGGATCAGTGGCCCCAGTGCCACCAGTGACATCGAACTGGTGCGGGTGGAAGGGGTGCACGGTCCCCGCACGCTGGATGTGGTGCTGGTTGGCTGA
- a CDS encoding TetR/AcrR family transcriptional regulator translates to MTEKADTQQRILDIAQHLVQERGFNAFSYADIGQALGIKNASIHYHFPSKTDLGVAMVRRYRERLEGHLSQFQTGEFPAASALENYLVGYRTVVHADGRICLCAALAADYITLPEAIQQEVRAFFQLNEDWLSHVFTKGLEKQELRLTSTPQEAAAVFLATLEGGMLLARSYGDMSRFETIGRQAIQAVLP, encoded by the coding sequence ATGACCGAGAAAGCCGACACCCAGCAACGCATCCTGGACATTGCCCAGCATCTGGTGCAGGAGCGTGGCTTCAACGCTTTCAGCTATGCTGACATCGGTCAGGCCCTTGGCATCAAAAACGCCAGCATCCATTACCATTTTCCCAGCAAGACCGACCTTGGGGTCGCCATGGTGCGCCGGTATCGGGAGCGTCTGGAAGGACATCTTTCCCAGTTCCAGACGGGTGAGTTTCCTGCAGCCAGTGCCCTGGAAAACTACCTGGTAGGGTACCGCACGGTGGTGCATGCAGATGGGCGCATCTGCCTGTGTGCAGCGCTGGCAGCAGATTACATCACGCTGCCAGAAGCCATCCAGCAGGAGGTGCGGGCTTTTTTCCAGCTCAATGAAGACTGGCTTTCCCATGTGTTCACAAAGGGTCTGGAGAAACAGGAACTCCGGCTGACCTCCACCCCCCAGGAAGCTGCGGCAGTGTTTCTGGCCACCCTGGAAGGGGGAATGTTGCTGGCCCGTTCGTATGGGGACATGTCCCGTTTTGAGACCATTGGCCGCCAGGCCATTCAGGCGGTGTTGCCTTGA
- a CDS encoding LutB/LldF family L-lactate oxidation iron-sulfur protein — protein sequence MSDGGIHPAKTFVDAAHDTLSNTQMRRNLRHVTSAIRDKRTRAVSEVDNWEDLREVASQTKQHVLENLETYLLQLEESVTRAGGQVHWATDAREAREIVAKIALKHGAKEVIKIKSITTDEIELNGFLQGRGVAAIETDLAELIVQLSHDRPSHILVPAIHKNRSEVRDLFNATLGAKLESDEPAQIAGAARTYLREKFFSVKMAVSGANFAIAETGTVCIVESEGNGRMCLTLPDVLVSIMGIEKVLPRWEDLAVFLEMLPRSSTAERMNPYNSMWTGVTENDGPKEFHLVLLDNGRTQVLRDEVGSQALKCIRCSACLNVCPVYERAGGHAYGSVYPGPIGAILTPQLLEMKDDKANTLPYASSLCGACYDACPVKINIPEVLIYLRGKVTKKKGTTLESLALKSMLWVMQEPHRFEGALKLGRLGQGPFTQNGKFTVLPGLLSGWTHSRDLPELPKQSFREWWKEQGQ from the coding sequence ATGAGTGACGGTGGCATCCATCCTGCAAAGACCTTCGTGGACGCAGCACATGACACCCTGAGCAACACCCAGATGCGCCGCAATTTGCGCCATGTCACATCGGCCATCCGGGACAAGCGAACCAGAGCGGTCAGCGAGGTGGACAACTGGGAAGACCTGCGTGAGGTGGCTTCCCAGACCAAGCAGCACGTGCTGGAAAACCTGGAGACCTATTTGTTGCAACTCGAGGAGTCCGTGACCAGAGCAGGCGGTCAGGTGCACTGGGCAACAGATGCCCGGGAAGCCCGCGAGATCGTGGCGAAAATTGCCCTGAAGCATGGGGCAAAAGAAGTCATCAAGATCAAGAGCATCACCACAGACGAGATCGAACTGAATGGTTTTTTGCAGGGTCGGGGTGTGGCGGCCATTGAAACCGACCTGGCAGAGCTGATTGTGCAGCTTTCCCATGACCGGCCCAGCCACATTCTGGTGCCCGCCATCCACAAGAACCGCAGCGAGGTCCGTGACCTCTTCAATGCCACGCTGGGGGCAAAGCTGGAATCAGATGAACCTGCCCAGATTGCCGGGGCCGCCCGCACCTACCTGCGCGAAAAATTCTTCAGTGTGAAAATGGCGGTTTCAGGGGCGAACTTTGCCATCGCAGAAACCGGAACCGTGTGCATTGTGGAATCGGAAGGCAACGGGCGCATGTGCCTGACCCTCCCCGATGTGCTGGTCTCGATCATGGGCATTGAGAAGGTGCTGCCCAGATGGGAAGATCTGGCGGTTTTTCTGGAGATGCTGCCCCGCTCCTCAACAGCAGAGCGCATGAACCCCTACAACAGCATGTGGACTGGAGTCACCGAGAATGACGGCCCAAAAGAATTTCATCTGGTCTTGCTGGACAATGGCCGCACGCAGGTGCTGAGAGACGAGGTGGGGTCGCAGGCCCTCAAGTGCATCCGGTGCAGTGCGTGTCTGAACGTGTGCCCGGTGTATGAAAGGGCTGGAGGGCACGCTTATGGCTCGGTGTATCCGGGTCCCATCGGGGCGATCCTGACCCCCCAGTTGCTGGAAATGAAAGACGACAAGGCCAACACTTTGCCTTATGCCTCTTCTTTGTGTGGGGCCTGTTATGATGCTTGCCCGGTCAAAATCAACATTCCAGAGGTGCTCATTTACCTGCGCGGCAAAGTCACCAAGAAGAAAGGCACCACCCTGGAATCGCTGGCTTTAAAAAGCATGCTGTGGGTGATGCAGGAACCCCACCGCTTTGAGGGGGCTTTGAAACTCGGGCGTTTGGGGCAGGGACCCTTCACACAGAACGGCAAATTCACGGTCCTGCCTGGCTTGCTTTCTGGCTGGACCCATTCCCGTGACCTGCCGGAACTGCCCAAACAGTCTTTCCGGGAATGGTGGAAGGAGCAAGGACAGTGA
- a CDS encoding polysaccharide deacetylase family protein — translation MKILYTALILLGLLTGCNSNATQPVPPVPPEPDPTLKLAANPTILKVAGEVTLTATPSSTKNLIKMEFYRNGSLFFTDSEAPYSARQGFTEGQNGTYTYTAKSFYSKDITAQSAAVSVSVNIAGSLARPLVTFVSDDGSKQDILKLLPIFKEKNAVAVAGIVTAYIGKDDWHMNQTDLLDLQAAGWELASHTRTHVGLNALSSTDLAKELHDSKLDLEALGVKVTTLVYPYGGPSDAVLQAAAQEYQVGLNAWGGLNLQPLKLLNLNRVPFGAFTSGNNSLASYIGQVDAAIQQKGWLIFMLHPFADEFDSVQLQHLKDTLDDINSKKIPVVTIQQGLKLLGL, via the coding sequence TTGAAAATCCTTTACACGGCTTTGATCCTGCTGGGACTCTTGACTGGTTGCAACAGCAACGCCACCCAGCCGGTGCCCCCGGTGCCCCCTGAGCCAGATCCCACCCTCAAACTCGCTGCAAATCCCACCATCCTGAAGGTGGCTGGAGAGGTCACCCTGACGGCCACACCCAGCAGCACCAAGAACCTGATCAAAATGGAGTTCTACCGCAATGGCAGCCTCTTTTTCACCGATTCAGAGGCCCCATACAGTGCCAGACAGGGTTTCACTGAGGGTCAGAACGGGACCTACACCTACACGGCAAAATCCTTTTACAGCAAAGACATCACGGCCCAGAGTGCTGCAGTGTCCGTCAGTGTCAATATTGCAGGCAGTCTGGCCCGGCCCCTGGTCACCTTTGTCAGCGACGATGGCAGCAAACAGGACATCCTGAAACTGCTCCCCATCTTCAAAGAAAAAAATGCAGTGGCGGTGGCGGGCATTGTCACGGCTTACATCGGCAAAGACGACTGGCACATGAACCAGACCGACCTGCTGGATTTGCAGGCTGCAGGTTGGGAACTCGCCAGCCACACCCGCACCCATGTGGGGTTGAACGCCCTGAGCAGCACGGATCTGGCAAAAGAACTCCACGATTCAAAGCTGGACCTCGAGGCCCTTGGGGTAAAGGTGACCACACTGGTTTACCCTTATGGAGGTCCCAGTGATGCCGTTTTGCAGGCTGCTGCACAGGAGTATCAGGTGGGCCTGAATGCCTGGGGAGGCCTCAATCTGCAGCCCCTCAAACTGCTGAACCTGAATCGGGTGCCCTTTGGGGCTTTCACCAGTGGCAACAATTCGCTGGCCTCTTACATAGGTCAGGTGGATGCGGCCATCCAGCAGAAAGGCTGGCTGATTTTCATGCTGCATCCTTTTGCAGATGAATTTGACAGCGTGCAACTGCAGCACCTGAAAGACACGCTGGATGACATCAACAGCAAGAAAATTCCAGTGGTGACCATCCAGCAAGGGTTGAAACTGCTGGGGTTGTGA
- a CDS encoding alpha/beta fold hydrolase, whose translation MKKTLQTLSLMLLGSFALAQTPVPTTVVLVHGAFADGSSWNEVSKVLQKQGVPVKVVANPLRGLTNDGEYVANVVRQIPGPVLLVGHSYGGPVITYAGTQAPNAKGLVFVASFGLDQGQNILESIQAFKPAPLNAALQEATFPNGAGTAGEFYVQQDKFHEVFAADVPQDISDAMGASQRPVAGLAFGEKLSIEPAWKKLPSWFLITTQDNAINPDAQRDAAKRIHAQTVEIAASHAVAVSHPTEVAQLILNALHSVNKE comes from the coding sequence ATGAAAAAAACCCTGCAAACCCTCAGCCTGATGCTCCTCGGTTCCTTTGCCCTGGCCCAGACCCCTGTTCCCACCACTGTGGTGCTGGTGCACGGTGCTTTTGCAGACGGTTCCAGCTGGAATGAAGTCAGCAAAGTGCTGCAAAAGCAAGGCGTTCCTGTGAAAGTGGTGGCCAACCCCCTGCGTGGCCTCACCAATGATGGAGAATATGTCGCCAATGTGGTGCGCCAGATCCCCGGTCCAGTGTTGCTGGTGGGTCACTCTTATGGTGGTCCGGTGATCACCTACGCAGGCACCCAGGCACCCAATGCAAAGGGACTGGTTTTTGTGGCCTCTTTCGGGCTGGATCAGGGACAGAACATTCTGGAAAGCATTCAGGCCTTTAAACCTGCTCCCCTCAATGCTGCCTTGCAAGAAGCCACTTTCCCCAATGGTGCCGGGACCGCTGGAGAATTCTACGTCCAGCAGGATAAATTTCACGAGGTGTTCGCTGCAGATGTTCCCCAGGACATCAGCGATGCCATGGGGGCCAGCCAGCGTCCGGTGGCAGGTCTGGCGTTCGGAGAGAAACTGTCCATTGAGCCTGCCTGGAAGAAACTGCCTTCCTGGTTTTTGATCACCACCCAGGACAACGCCATCAACCCGGATGCCCAGCGGGACGCTGCAAAGCGCATTCATGCCCAGACGGTGGAAATTGCTGCTTCACACGCGGTGGCGGTCAGCCATCCCACAGAGGTGGCCCAGCTGATTCTGAACGCCCTGCACAGCGTGAACAAAGAGTAA